A single region of the Brassica rapa cultivar Chiifu-401-42 chromosome A03, CAAS_Brap_v3.01, whole genome shotgun sequence genome encodes:
- the LOC117132970 gene encoding uncharacterized protein LOC117132970, which translates to MYHVADQRLVICISHDSALSKDEEDVESILTERFRVHSFSDFEANCDLRGDLHDVVGHLKLVDGQALHQRPVLCNKDGSVSRKVTVHLQLKDGPVVNVYLWDEAAESFRLKFDASATTPTVLLVTTVNPKRLGGKLCLSSMSSSRVFLDEDVDPTSEYLAWLSANPSATSLVNPVEVVKAETLTISEIAVFLKREPAKVAYFDCIATIDDVKLGAEWYYIACKDCQTKLNRGPTTLLCPKCHNEDATALANYRVELSVYDNEEQCTFIILGDAGKELTGRKASELIDAYVQENGGDEAELEVPLPQCFIDTIGQTKKFRIKVSPYNFTSTRLSLTATKIISPAVLPPKNTPLSTPLSLLGAQNHRPGAEVGILEVAESSGSGTSATDDQKEAKRIKRSG; encoded by the exons ATGTACCATGTTGCTGATCAGAGGCTGGTAATCTGCATCTCACACGACTCTGCCCTGtcaaaagatgaagaagacgtTGAAAGCATTTTGACAGAGCGCTTCAGAGTCCATTCCTTTTCAGACTTTGAAGCAAACTGCGATCTCAGAGGGGATCTTCACG ATGTTGTTGGCCACCTTAAGCTGGTTGATGGCCAGGCTCTCCATCAGCGTCCGGTTTTGTGCAACAAGGATGGCTCAGTTTCTCGGAAAGTGACGGTCCATTTGCAGCTTAAAGA TGGTCCAGTGGTGAACGTCTATCTATGGGACGAAGCCGCAGAAAGTTTCCGCCTGAAGTTTGACGCAAGTGCAACCACTCCAACGGTCCTTCTGGTCACAACTGTGAATCCTAAAAGGCTCGGGG GGAAGTTGTGCCTAAGTTCCATGTCCTCTTCAAGGGTGTTTTTGGACGAAGATGTTGACCCCACCAGTGAATACTTGGCCTG GTTGAGTGCGAACCCTTCTGCCACTTCTTTGGTCAACCCAGTTGAGGTTGTCAAAGCTGAGACTCTCACAATAAGTGAGATTGCTGTGTTCCTCAAACGTGAGCCTGCTAAG GTTGCCTACTTTGACTGCATTGCAACAATTGATGATGTCAAGCTTGGGGCTGAGTGGTATTACATTGCTTGCAAAGATTGCCAGACCAAGCTAAACCGTGGTCCGACAACCTTGCTTTGTCCAAAATGCCACAATGAAGATGCTACTGCATTAGCCAA CTATCGGGTGGAGCTTTCTGTCTATGATAATGAGGAGCAGTGCACGTTCATCATCCTCGGAGATGCTGGAAAAGAGCTCACTGGCAGAAAAGCATCAGAGTTGATTGACGCCTATGTTCAG GAAAATGGTGGAGATGAGGCTGAGCTTGAAGTTCCACTGCCACAGTGTTTTATTGACACAATTGGCCAGACAAAGAAATTCAGGATCAAGGTCTCCCCCTACAATTTCACTTCAACCCGACTTTCCTTGACCGCTACCAAGATTATCTCACCAGCAGTTTTACCACCAAAAAATACGCCACTCAGCACGCCACTTTCTCTTCTTGGCGCACAAAACCATCGTCCGGGAGCTGAAGTGGGAATCTTAGAGGTAGCTGAGAGCAGTGGTAGTGGTACTTCGGCCACTGACGACCAGAAGGAAGCTAAGCGTATCAAGCGTAGTGGCTAG